The following DNA comes from Candidatus Culexarchaeum yellowstonense.
AATAAACTTTTAATTTTGAATTAATGGCTTTATGGAGGATGCACATGAAGAGAAAGATTTTAGGGGAGGGGGAGATGAAATCTTATTTGATGTAAATTGAAAGTAAAATTTTGGTTATTAGATTTAAATTATGAGGAAGCTAAAAACCCGGAAATATGGATGTGGGGGATAAAGGAGGATGGTAAGAGGGTTCTGGTTATCGATAGAAACTTTAAATCATACTTCCATGCAACAGTAGCGGAGGAATCTCTAGCAGAGGCTTCAAGGGAGATTTTGAAATTGAAGGTTAAGGGGGTATTGGATTGCATTCCACAAGACATGAAGATATTTGGGAAGCCTGTTAAAGCTGTAAAGATCATATGCCAAGATCCAGATAAAGTGGAGGAAATAGCGAAAGAGGTGAAGAAGATACGTGGAGTAACAGAGGTTTATGGGGATGACATTAGATTCACACTCAGATACCTAATAGATATGGGGATTAAGCCATGCAGCTGGATTGAAGTGGAGTGTGAGAAGGCTGAAGGGTATGGTGGTGTGAAGGTGGATGAGGTATACATAGCCACAGCACCCCCAAAACCTGTGGAGGAGGAGTCAACACCAAACCTCAAAGTACTTGCATTATGGATTACATGTATGGGGGAAGCTGGCTCACCTAAGCCTGAAAGAGACCCAATAATAATAATCTCAACGGTAAATGGTGAGGGGGTTGAGAGGAACTTCATAGCAAGGGGGGATGAAAAGCCTTTAGACGCTGAAATCATAATGGATTTCATAAGGTATGTGGATGAATACGACCCAGACATAATAGTCAGCTATGGTTCCAATGCCAAGAT
Coding sequences within:
- a CDS encoding DNA polymerase II, with product MKVKFWLLDLNYEEAKNPEIWMWGIKEDGKRVLVIDRNFKSYFHATVAEESLAEASREILKLKVKGVLDCIPQDMKIFGKPVKAVKIICQDPDKVEEIAKEVKKIRGVTEVYGDDIRFTLRYLIDMGIKPCSWIEVECEKAEGYGGVKVDEVYIATAPPKPVEEESTPNLKVLALWITCMGEAGSPKPERDPIIIISTVNGEGVERNFIARGDEKPLDAEIIMDFIRYVDEYDPDIIVSYGSNAKIIPYLTERAKRNRVKLSIDRQRGEPHTSLYGHISITGRINLDLFDYAEEFQEVKVKSLENIAEYLGVMDASEIIEEYEVQDYWK